A DNA window from Streptococcus mutans contains the following coding sequences:
- the rpoE gene encoding DNA-directed RNA polymerase subunit delta, giving the protein MELEVFAGQEKNELSMIEVARAILEERGRDKEMYFSDLVNAIQVYLEKSDADIREALPFFYSDLNTDGSFIPLGENKWGLRSWYGIDEIDEEIVTLEEDEDGAPKHKRKRVNAFMDGDEDAIDYSDDDPEDESFNTAEENTEYDEEDPDDEKSEVESYDSEINEIIPDEDLDENVDLDEEDDDYSDDEEDEEGE; this is encoded by the coding sequence TTGGAATTAGAAGTATTTGCTGGACAAGAAAAAAATGAATTGTCAATGATTGAAGTTGCCCGTGCCATTTTAGAAGAACGTGGCCGAGATAAAGAAATGTATTTTAGTGATCTCGTTAATGCTATTCAAGTTTATTTAGAAAAGTCAGATGCAGACATTCGTGAAGCTTTACCGTTTTTCTATTCAGACTTAAACACAGATGGCAGCTTTATCCCACTTGGTGAAAACAAATGGGGTCTGCGATCTTGGTATGGTATTGATGAAATTGATGAAGAGATTGTGACACTTGAAGAAGATGAAGACGGTGCACCAAAACATAAGAGGAAACGTGTTAATGCCTTTATGGATGGTGATGAGGATGCTATTGATTACAGTGATGACGATCCTGAAGATGAAAGTTTTAATACCGCTGAAGAGAATACAGAATATGATGAGGAAGATCCAGATGATGAAAAGTCCGAGGTTGAATCCTATGATTCTGAAATCAATGAAATCATTCCAGATGAAGATTTAGACGAAAATGTTGATTTAGATGAAGAAGATGACGATTATTCTGATGATGAGGAAGATGAAGAAGGAGAATAA
- a CDS encoding LacI family DNA-binding transcriptional regulator has translation MKRNPTINDVAQLANVSRGTVSNYINGITIREENKAKIEKAIAELKYVPNARARELKTSKTSTVVLIVPTTWSPFFAELVYRMQVELDRIGFKMILANSHADPDEEEEILRMASLNQVTGVITMSYSNIYNFINIGKKLNLVSIERFISEDVPLITSDNYGGGQLAAEKLITFGSKRFLLLRRKTNHYNATDKRTEGFLHIMKENNLPVDIFEASLKENYIEEFIHYLKTHFSGDVLTFDGIFGVTDEYAVIAKQVLFELNPSYLNKVNIIGFDGSKSQEKGSYQIASIRQPVEAMVKAAVKVLKKLIDGEEVPSHYSKVFDVSFVEPERLV, from the coding sequence ATGAAAAGAAATCCTACAATCAATGATGTAGCTCAACTGGCTAATGTCAGTCGAGGAACTGTATCAAACTATATCAATGGTATTACTATTCGAGAAGAGAACAAGGCTAAAATTGAAAAAGCAATTGCAGAGTTGAAATATGTTCCCAATGCTAGAGCTCGGGAGTTAAAAACATCAAAAACATCGACTGTTGTGCTAATTGTACCAACGACGTGGAGTCCTTTTTTTGCAGAGTTGGTTTATAGAATGCAAGTTGAATTGGATCGAATTGGTTTTAAAATGATATTGGCCAATTCTCATGCAGATCCTGATGAAGAAGAAGAAATTCTTCGCATGGCATCCTTGAATCAGGTTACAGGTGTGATTACGATGTCCTATTCCAATATTTATAATTTCATAAATATTGGGAAGAAATTAAATTTGGTTTCCATTGAACGTTTTATTTCAGAAGATGTCCCTCTTATTACCAGTGATAATTATGGTGGAGGTCAATTAGCTGCTGAGAAATTGATCACATTTGGTTCAAAACGGTTCTTACTTTTGAGAAGAAAAACAAATCATTATAATGCGACTGATAAACGGACAGAAGGTTTTTTACATATTATGAAAGAAAATAATCTTCCTGTTGACATTTTTGAGGCTTCTTTAAAAGAGAATTATATTGAAGAATTTATCCATTATTTGAAAACTCATTTTTCTGGAGATGTCTTAACTTTTGATGGCATATTTGGTGTAACTGATGAATATGCTGTCATTGCTAAACAAGTGCTTTTTGAGCTAAATCCCTCTTATTTAAACAAAGTGAACATTATAGGGTTTGATGGCTCAAAGTCGCAAGAAAAAGGCAGTTATCAAATTGCTTCCATTAGGCAGCCAGTGGAAGCAATGGTGAAGGCAGCTGTCAAAGTTTTAAAAAAGTTAATTGATGGCGAGGAGGTTCCAAGTCATTATAGTAAGGTATTTGATGTTAGTTTTGTTGAGCCTGAAAGGTTAGTGTAA
- a CDS encoding PTS system mannose/fructose/N-acetylgalactosamine-transporter subunit IIB, with protein MTVVEARVDQRLIHGIVVNQWNSKLNPKRFMIIDDIVSNQPEIKNSMRMAKPSGKSMSIIDTQKAIANFKNGNYDKQDVFIIVKEPSTLLKLLDNGISIPRVNLGIVFADDVRTNVSKFVNLNQSEVNELKKIEERGIPIIIQYIPDDSVIVFEKAIENKKFK; from the coding sequence ATGACAGTTGTTGAGGCTAGAGTAGATCAAAGATTAATCCATGGAATTGTAGTGAATCAGTGGAATTCGAAACTGAATCCTAAACGGTTTATGATTATTGATGATATTGTAAGCAATCAGCCAGAGATAAAAAATTCTATGAGGATGGCGAAGCCCTCTGGGAAAAGCATGAGTATTATTGATACACAAAAGGCTATTGCAAATTTCAAAAATGGTAATTATGATAAGCAAGATGTGTTTATCATTGTCAAAGAACCTTCTACTTTGCTTAAATTACTTGACAATGGTATTTCTATTCCCAGAGTAAACTTAGGAATTGTGTTTGCTGATGATGTTAGGACAAATGTCAGTAAGTTCGTAAATCTGAATCAATCTGAAGTAAATGAATTGAAGAAAATTGAGGAACGTGGAATTCCAATCATCATTCAATATATTCCGGATGATTCTGTAATTGTCTTTGAAAAGGCAATAGAAAATAAAAAATTTAAATGA
- a CDS encoding CTP synthase: MTKYIFVTGGVVSSIGKGIVAASLGRLLKNRGLKVTIQKFDPYINIDPGTMSPYQHGEVYVTDDGAETDLDLGHYERFIDINLNKYSNVTTGKIYSEVLRKERKGEYLGATVQVIPHITDALKEKIKRAATTTDSDVIITEVGGTVGDIESLPFLEALRQMKADVGADNVMYIHTTLLPYLKAAGEMKTKPTQHSVKELRGLGIQPNMLVIRTEQPAGQGIKNKLAQFCDVAPEAVIESLDVDHLYQIPLNLQAQNMDQIVCDHLKLDVPVADMTEWSAMVDKVMNLKKKTKIALVGKYVELPDAYLSVVEALKHSGYVNDTAIDLNWINANEVTPETVADLLGDADGIIVPGGFGHRGTEGKIEAIRYARENDVPMLGICLGMQLTCVEYARHVLNLEGANSAELDPDTKYPVIDIMRDQIDIEDMGGTLRLGLYPCKLKSGSKTASAYSNQEVVQRRHRHRYEFNNAFRQQFEEAGFVFSGVSPDNRLVEVVELSDKKFFVAAQYHPELQSRPNRPEELYTAFITAAVENSQAH, from the coding sequence ATGACAAAATATATTTTTGTAACAGGTGGTGTCGTTTCGTCAATTGGTAAGGGAATTGTTGCTGCAAGTCTTGGACGTCTTTTGAAAAATCGTGGGCTTAAAGTAACCATTCAAAAATTTGATCCGTATATTAATATTGATCCTGGAACAATGAGTCCTTATCAGCATGGTGAAGTTTATGTGACTGATGATGGTGCTGAAACTGATCTTGACCTTGGACATTACGAACGTTTCATTGATATTAATCTGAATAAATATTCAAATGTTACAACAGGAAAGATATATAGCGAGGTTCTGCGTAAAGAACGTAAAGGTGAATATCTTGGAGCAACTGTTCAAGTTATTCCCCATATTACAGATGCTCTAAAAGAAAAAATTAAACGTGCAGCTACAACAACAGACTCAGATGTTATTATCACTGAAGTTGGTGGTACGGTTGGTGATATTGAAAGCTTGCCCTTCCTTGAAGCCCTTCGTCAAATGAAAGCTGATGTGGGTGCTGATAATGTCATGTATATTCATACGACTTTGCTTCCTTATCTCAAAGCTGCAGGAGAAATGAAAACAAAACCAACCCAACACTCTGTTAAAGAGCTGCGTGGTTTGGGAATTCAACCTAATATGCTTGTTATTCGGACAGAACAGCCAGCCGGACAAGGTATTAAAAATAAATTAGCTCAATTCTGTGATGTTGCTCCAGAAGCTGTTATTGAATCACTTGATGTGGATCATCTTTATCAAATTCCGTTAAATCTTCAAGCACAAAATATGGATCAGATTGTTTGCGATCACTTAAAACTGGATGTGCCTGTTGCCGATATGACCGAATGGTCAGCAATGGTTGATAAGGTTATGAATCTCAAGAAAAAGACTAAGATTGCTCTAGTTGGGAAATATGTAGAATTGCCAGATGCTTATTTATCAGTCGTTGAAGCTCTTAAGCATTCGGGCTATGTCAATGATACAGCCATTGATCTCAATTGGATTAATGCTAATGAAGTCACTCCTGAAACGGTTGCTGATTTGCTGGGAGATGCTGATGGTATTATTGTTCCGGGTGGATTTGGCCATCGTGGGACAGAAGGGAAAATAGAAGCTATTCGTTATGCGCGTGAAAACGATGTGCCTATGCTAGGAATCTGTCTTGGCATGCAATTGACTTGTGTTGAATATGCTCGTCATGTCCTTAACCTTGAAGGAGCTAATTCTGCGGAATTGGATCCAGATACCAAATATCCAGTTATTGATATTATGCGCGATCAGATTGATATTGAGGATATGGGAGGAACGCTTCGCCTTGGCCTTTATCCATGTAAATTGAAATCAGGCAGCAAAACAGCATCAGCTTATAGCAATCAAGAGGTCGTACAGCGCCGTCACCGTCATCGTTATGAATTTAATAATGCCTTTCGTCAGCAATTTGAGGAGGCTGGTTTCGTATTTTCAGGAGTATCACCAGATAATCGCTTGGTAGAAGTGGTGGAATTGTCAGATAAAAAATTTTTTGTTGCAGCTCAATATCATCCAGAATTACAGTCTCGTCCGAATCGTCCGGAAGAACTTTATACAGCTTTTATTACTGCAGCGGTTGAAAACAGTCAGGCACATTAA
- a CDS encoding PTS sugar transporter subunit IIA: MERRIIIASHNHMASGLKSTIEFLAGIQNNIVTLDAYTDGKPIGDKIEKIFNDFPQECEVVIFTDLLSGSVNQKFFPYRVREHVHLITGMNLPIILAMVLNHQEVYLEEEQVSYMVQEARSSLVYVNEMNLNDEGDE, translated from the coding sequence ATGGAAAGAAGAATCATCATAGCTTCTCATAATCATATGGCATCAGGTCTAAAAAGTACCATAGAATTTCTAGCTGGTATCCAGAATAATATAGTAACATTAGATGCCTATACTGATGGGAAACCGATTGGAGATAAAATCGAGAAAATTTTTAATGATTTTCCCCAAGAATGTGAAGTCGTTATTTTTACTGATTTACTCTCGGGATCTGTTAATCAAAAATTTTTTCCATATAGAGTTAGGGAACATGTACATCTGATAACAGGAATGAACTTACCTATTATTTTAGCCATGGTTTTGAATCATCAGGAAGTATATCTGGAAGAAGAACAGGTAAGTTATATGGTTCAGGAGGCGCGTTCATCATTAGTGTATGTAAATGAAATGAATTTAAATGATGAGGGGGATGAGTGA
- a CDS encoding PTS mannose/fructose/sorbose/N-acetylgalactosamine transporter subunit IIC, giving the protein MSIEFIQNILVILLSAYVVMDNLGITIFNYWAVTTGMLVGLIMGDINTGLLIGGTFQLMSLGVAGLGGASVPDYGLAALVGTFLAIRTGSGLSTAVAVGLPVGLLAINFDVLVKILNNFVAHKMQRLAHEGKYKQMLLWGWIGPIMFMLKSVIIVTIIVTVGPGVIKSILNIIPQWVTDGLNIAGGMLPVLGIALLLHYMPAKKYLWAVLIGFVLSTYLKVPIIGVSIVGAAAAILIYQSKAEEIVTSKEKMSSLSIINEGDYDE; this is encoded by the coding sequence ATGTCAATAGAGTTTATTCAAAATATTTTAGTTATTTTATTGTCAGCCTACGTGGTAATGGATAATCTTGGAATTACAATTTTTAATTATTGGGCTGTAACAACAGGCATGCTTGTTGGTTTAATAATGGGGGATATCAATACAGGACTTTTAATTGGAGGGACTTTTCAATTAATGTCTTTAGGTGTTGCTGGGCTAGGCGGAGCTTCCGTTCCGGATTATGGACTTGCTGCTCTTGTTGGTACGTTTTTGGCAATTAGGACAGGATCGGGTTTGTCTACTGCGGTAGCAGTTGGCTTACCAGTAGGTTTATTAGCGATTAATTTTGATGTTTTAGTAAAAATTTTAAATAATTTTGTGGCACATAAAATGCAAAGATTAGCTCATGAAGGCAAATATAAACAAATGTTATTATGGGGTTGGATCGGACCAATAATGTTTATGTTAAAAAGTGTTATTATTGTCACTATTATTGTGACAGTAGGTCCAGGAGTTATCAAATCCATTTTAAATATTATTCCACAATGGGTTACAGATGGTTTAAATATTGCTGGTGGAATGTTACCGGTATTGGGGATTGCACTGTTATTACACTATATGCCTGCAAAGAAATACTTATGGGCAGTTTTAATAGGATTTGTACTTAGTACCTACTTAAAAGTTCCAATCATTGGGGTCTCAATTGTTGGTGCTGCAGCTGCAATTTTGATTTATCAAAGTAAAGCTGAAGAAATTGTTACTTCAAAAGAAAAAATGAGCTCTTTAAGCATTATTAATGAAGGAGATTATGATGAATAA
- a CDS encoding TIM-barrel domain-containing protein yields the protein MEKIIREGSVRFSIITNSLLRIEEDIEKVFEDRPSTTVLNRSFGEVNAEIIRNHNNHILEIVTPSFHLYYDGGSLSPISLYVDIKKSSSLYHNRWFFGKKNGTKNLKGTVRTLDRADGEVPLEDGLMSKDGFSSLDDSTNFLYIKDSDSFVARRKGTVDLYLFCYGRDYQDELTDFYRLTGFPPMLPRFALGNWWSRFFPYTQDGYIELMRQFNKRLIPISVSVLDMDWHRRKIPQKYGSGWTGYSWNRDLFPNPKEFIDWLHTDGKKVALNVHPAAGIRAFEDQYKEVAKRLRLNVDTEEPATFDLEDETFRKVYFENIHHPLEREGVDFWWIDWQQGAAKTLDKMDPLWLLNYYHYEDNKKSHNGGLTLSRYAGPGSHRYPVGFSGDTVISWDSLSFQPYFTSTAANIGYTWWSHDIGGHMKGRFDGELATRWIQFGVFSPINRLHSSDNRFSGKEPWNYRRDFEEAQEYFLRLRAKLIPYIDTANYKTHAFGIPINRPLYYEWPEQEKAYQFKNEYLFGSEMIVSPITRPHDKVTQSSFSETWLPKGEWVDYFTHLVYKGNTVIKTYRNLDSFPVFVRKGSIIVTNQNYMSYADVLPDKINIEIFTGKDAAFDLYENSQGTVAKTSFNWNEASQKLDIIVDDPHKIIPKTRTFSKTIHKFHIDDVFDEIDKRLKQAYTEFNLKQQIYDAFIDCDYEYGSFINLLNTVEDIDLRNSISEIAYIRESYNK from the coding sequence ATGGAAAAAATAATTAGAGAAGGTTCAGTACGCTTTTCAATTATTACAAATTCACTTCTAAGAATTGAGGAAGATATTGAAAAAGTATTTGAAGATCGTCCTTCAACAACAGTACTAAATCGTTCCTTTGGAGAAGTTAATGCGGAGATAATCCGAAATCATAATAATCATATCTTGGAAATAGTGACTCCCTCGTTTCACTTGTATTATGATGGTGGCTCTCTATCTCCAATATCATTATACGTAGATATTAAAAAGTCCAGTTCTCTTTATCATAATAGATGGTTTTTTGGTAAGAAAAATGGGACAAAAAATCTTAAGGGGACTGTCAGAACTTTGGATCGTGCCGATGGTGAAGTTCCTCTGGAAGACGGTCTTATGTCTAAAGATGGTTTTAGTTCTTTAGATGATTCAACAAATTTTTTATATATAAAAGACTCAGATTCATTTGTGGCAAGAAGAAAGGGAACGGTAGATTTATACCTATTTTGCTATGGGAGGGATTATCAAGATGAGTTAACTGATTTTTATCGCTTAACTGGTTTTCCGCCGATGTTACCAAGATTTGCTCTTGGCAATTGGTGGAGCAGATTTTTCCCCTACACACAAGACGGATATATAGAATTGATGCGCCAATTTAATAAGAGGCTAATACCAATCAGTGTTTCAGTTCTAGATATGGACTGGCATAGAAGAAAAATTCCTCAAAAATACGGTTCGGGATGGACGGGGTATTCATGGAATAGAGATTTATTTCCAAACCCTAAAGAATTTATAGACTGGCTTCATACTGATGGGAAAAAAGTAGCTCTAAATGTACATCCAGCGGCAGGGATTCGTGCATTTGAAGATCAGTATAAAGAGGTTGCTAAAAGACTTCGCTTAAATGTAGATACTGAAGAGCCTGCAACCTTCGATTTGGAGGATGAAACATTTAGAAAAGTTTACTTTGAAAATATTCATCATCCCTTAGAAAGAGAAGGAGTAGATTTTTGGTGGATTGATTGGCAACAAGGAGCAGCAAAAACACTAGATAAGATGGATCCATTATGGTTATTAAATTACTATCATTATGAAGATAATAAAAAGTCGCATAATGGTGGATTAACGTTAAGTAGATATGCTGGACCGGGCTCTCATCGGTATCCCGTGGGGTTCTCGGGTGATACAGTGATTTCTTGGGACTCTCTATCATTTCAACCGTATTTTACAAGTACGGCGGCAAACATTGGTTACACTTGGTGGAGTCACGATATTGGAGGCCATATGAAAGGTCGTTTTGATGGAGAATTGGCTACAAGATGGATCCAATTTGGCGTGTTTAGCCCGATTAATCGTCTGCATTCTTCAGATAATAGATTTTCTGGAAAAGAACCTTGGAATTATAGAAGAGATTTTGAAGAGGCGCAAGAATATTTTTTAAGATTGAGGGCTAAGTTGATACCTTATATTGATACAGCTAATTATAAAACACATGCTTTTGGTATACCAATAAACAGACCCTTATATTATGAATGGCCCGAACAAGAAAAGGCTTATCAGTTTAAGAATGAATATCTATTTGGTTCTGAAATGATTGTTTCTCCAATTACAAGACCGCATGATAAAGTAACACAAAGCTCCTTTAGCGAAACATGGCTTCCAAAAGGCGAGTGGGTTGATTACTTCACACATCTTGTATATAAAGGAAATACTGTTATTAAGACCTATCGTAATTTAGATAGCTTTCCTGTGTTTGTTAGAAAAGGCAGTATCATTGTCACCAATCAAAATTATATGTCTTATGCTGATGTACTACCTGATAAGATCAATATTGAGATATTTACAGGCAAAGATGCTGCTTTTGATCTCTATGAAAATAGTCAAGGAACTGTGGCAAAAACGTCATTTAATTGGAATGAGGCATCTCAAAAATTAGATATTATTGTAGATGATCCTCATAAAATAATTCCTAAGACGAGAACCTTTAGTAAGACTATACACAAATTTCATATTGATGATGTTTTTGATGAAATTGACAAACGTTTAAAACAGGCATATACTGAATTTAATTTAAAACAACAGATATATGATGCTTTTATCGATTGTGATTATGAATACGGAAGTTTCATAAATCTACTAAATACAGTGGAGGATATAGATTTACGCAATAGTATAAGTGAGATAGCTTATATTAGAGAATCTTATAATAAATAA
- a CDS encoding PTS system mannose/fructose/sorbose family transporter subunit IID, protein MNKKEINNIITKRDRHNAILRWMFMGSALYNYETGQASSVVWSLAKLLRKIYPNDEEYKEALDNHFNYFNTTTAMANIILGATTAMEEKDGIQTKDAVKSLKTSLMGPFAGIGDTIIWVLLPTIMGSISGYMAVKGNPLGTIAWIIIGALLFWIRIKLFDIGYTSGVKLVTNFSDKLSLFTEAMSAFGLMVVGTLVSTVVKVYTPLTFKAGKVTLLVQEKILDAIMPSLLAVVLTYVVYKMLESKWWTPTKIIMAIIIVSLLGAYTGILGVK, encoded by the coding sequence ATGAATAAAAAAGAAATTAATAATATTATTACAAAACGTGATCGTCACAATGCTATTCTCAGATGGATGTTTATGGGTTCAGCATTATATAACTATGAAACAGGGCAAGCAAGCTCAGTTGTTTGGTCCTTAGCTAAATTGCTAAGAAAAATATATCCAAATGATGAGGAATACAAAGAAGCATTGGATAATCATTTTAATTATTTTAATACAACGACTGCAATGGCAAATATTATACTTGGGGCAACAACTGCCATGGAAGAAAAGGATGGAATTCAAACTAAGGACGCAGTTAAATCATTAAAAACTTCTCTTATGGGACCTTTTGCAGGAATTGGGGACACCATTATCTGGGTTTTATTACCAACCATCATGGGTTCTATTTCGGGCTATATGGCAGTTAAAGGCAATCCTTTAGGTACGATTGCATGGATTATTATTGGAGCCCTTTTATTTTGGATACGTATTAAATTATTTGATATTGGTTATACATCAGGTGTGAAGTTAGTCACTAATTTCAGTGATAAGTTGTCTCTTTTTACAGAAGCCATGTCAGCTTTTGGTCTGATGGTTGTTGGAACATTGGTATCTACAGTCGTAAAAGTATATACGCCTTTAACTTTCAAGGCTGGGAAGGTAACCTTGTTAGTGCAAGAGAAAATTTTAGATGCTATTATGCCTTCCCTACTTGCAGTGGTGTTGACATATGTTGTTTACAAAATGCTTGAGTCTAAATGGTGGACGCCTACTAAAATAATTATGGCAATTATTATTGTTTCATTGCTAGGAGCATATACAGGAATTTTAGGTGTAAAATGA
- a CDS encoding class II fructose-bisphosphate aldolase — MAIVSAEKFVQAARDNGYAVGGFNTNNLEWTQAILRAAEAKKAPVLIQTSMGAAKYMGGYKLCKVLIETLVESMGITVPVAIHLDHGHYEDALECIEVGYTSIMFDGSHLPVEENLEKAKEVVAKAHAKGISVEAEVGTIGGEEDGIIGRGELAPIDDAKAMVETGIDFLAAGIGNIHGPYPANWEGLDLDHLKKLTEAVSGFPIVLHGGSGIPDDQIRAAIKLGVAKVNVNTECQIAFANATRKFAAEYEANEAEYDKKKLFDPRKFLKPGFEAITEAVEERIDVFGSEGKA, encoded by the coding sequence ATGGCAATCGTTTCAGCAGAAAAATTTGTCCAAGCAGCTCGTGATAATGGTTATGCTGTCGGTGGATTTAACACTAACAACCTTGAATGGACTCAAGCTATCTTGCGTGCAGCAGAAGCTAAAAAAGCTCCTGTTCTCATTCAAACTTCTATGGGTGCTGCCAAATATATGGGTGGTTATAAACTTTGTAAAGTTCTTATCGAAACTCTTGTAGAATCAATGGGAATCACTGTACCAGTTGCTATCCACCTTGACCATGGTCATTATGAAGATGCTCTTGAATGTATCGAAGTTGGCTATACTTCAATTATGTTTGATGGTTCTCATCTTCCAGTTGAAGAAAACCTTGAAAAAGCTAAAGAAGTTGTTGCAAAAGCACATGCTAAAGGTATTTCAGTAGAAGCTGAAGTTGGTACTATCGGTGGTGAAGAAGATGGTATCATCGGCCGCGGTGAATTGGCACCAATTGATGACGCTAAAGCAATGGTCGAAACCGGTATTGATTTCTTGGCAGCTGGTATTGGTAATATTCACGGTCCGTACCCAGCAAATTGGGAAGGTCTTGACCTTGATCATTTGAAAAAATTGACAGAGGCTGTTTCAGGTTTCCCAATTGTACTTCACGGTGGTTCAGGTATTCCTGATGACCAAATCCGCGCAGCAATTAAACTTGGTGTTGCCAAAGTTAACGTTAATACTGAATGTCAAATCGCATTTGCTAATGCTACACGTAAATTTGCTGCTGAATACGAAGCAAATGAAGCAGAATACGACAAGAAAAAACTCTTTGACCCACGTAAATTCTTGAAACCAGGTTTTGAAGCTATTACAGAAGCGGTTGAAGAACGTATTGATGTCTTTGGTTCAGAAGGTAAAGCTTAA